A DNA window from Amphiprion ocellaris isolate individual 3 ecotype Okinawa chromosome 8, ASM2253959v1, whole genome shotgun sequence contains the following coding sequences:
- the LOC111583735 gene encoding putative C-type lectin domain family 20 member A, giving the protein MFYSDGEAEFRNWYIGEPQDFTHNEYCALSGNGGSWADYPCESTIPSVCSDVRGQNVTFVYINIPMTWTEAQSYCRAHHTDLASVRNMTENQKVVELIPSGQIAWIGLFRHLWWSDGQIYTFHYWRNITQSGAGEMCVLANFADSGKWSGFWCDMEFPFICYSQSAQRHVMKVKLEVMEPNSNLDMDDSAVREGILQQLKQKLDQGGNKNIRLSWSKGSDGKVFHKVKKETRKKRSPEGEL; this is encoded by the exons ATGTTCTACAGTGATGGAGAGGCTGAGTTCAGGAACTGGTATATTGGGGAGCCACAAGACTTCACACATAATGAATATTGTGCTCTCAGTGGGAACGGTGGAAGTTGGGCTGATTATCCTTGTGAAAGTACCATTCCATCGGTTTGCTCGGATGTCAGAG GGCAGAATGTGACATTTGTCTACATAAACATCCCCATGACATGGACTGAGGCCCAGAGCTACTGCAGAGCTCATCACACAGACCTGGCCAGTGTgagaaacatgacagagaacCAGAAGGTGGTGGAGCTGATTCCTTCAGGACAAATTGCCTGGATTGGTCTTTTCAGACACTTGTGGTGGTCAGATGGACAGATCTACACATTTCACTACTGGAGAAACATAACACAGAGCGGAGCTGGGGAGATGTGTGTGCTTGCCAACTTTGCAGACTCTGGAAAATGGAGCGGTTTTTGGTGTGATATGGAGTTCCCATTTATTTGCTACAGTCAAT CTGCCCAAAGACATGTGATGAAAGTAAAACTGGAAGTGATGGAACCCAACTCTAATCTGGACATGGATGACTCTGCAGTGAGAGAAGGAATCCTGCAGCAG CTCAAACAGAAACTGGACCAAGGAGGgaacaaaaacatcagactgAGCTGGAGCAAGGGGTCAGATGGAAAAGTCTTCCACAAGGTCAAGAAGGAAACGAGGAAGAAGAGGAGCCCTGAAGGAGAGCTTTAA
- the LOC111562435 gene encoding putative C-type lectin domain family 20 member A: MWYSEKWNDYPCESTIPSVCSDVRGQNVTFVYINIPMTWTEAQSYCRAHHTDLASVRNMTENQKVVELIPSGRKVWIGLFRHLSWSDGQIYSFHYWENTKLDGAGENCVAANFADSGKWSGVGCDSDLTFICYSQSAQRHVMKAKLEAMEPNSNLDVDDFTETRNPVAAQTEAGPKKEQRYQTELEQGVRWKSLPQGQEGRNRAGENPGEEQSPQGGSQSGNGEGNPGGNGGGNGGGNPG; this comes from the exons ATGTGGTACAGTGAAAAATGGAATGATTATCCTTGTGAAAGTACCATTCCATCGGTTTGCTCGGATGTCAGAG GGCAGAATGTGACATTTGTCTACATAAACATCCCCATGACATGGACTGAGGCCCAGAGCTACTGCAGAGCTCATCACACAGACCTGGCCAGTGTgagaaacatgacagagaacCAGAAGGTGGTGGAGCTGATTCCTTCAGGACGAAAAGTCTGGATTGGTCTTTTCAGACACTTGTCTTGGTCAGATGGACAGATCTACTCATTTCACTACtgggaaaacacaaaactggacGGAGCTGGTGAGAATTGTGTCGCTGCAAACTTTGCAGACTCTGGAAAATGGAGCGGCGTTGGGTGTGATTCTGATCTCACATTTATTTGCTACAGTCAAT CTGCCCAAAGGCATGTGATGAAAGCAAAATTGGAAGCGATGGAACCTAACTCTAATCTGGACGTGGATGACTTTACTGAGACAAGGAATCCTGTAGCAG CTCAAACAGAAGCTGGACCAAAGAAGGAACAAAGATATCAGACTGAGCTGGAGCAAGGGGTCAGATGGAAAAGTCTTCCACAAGGTCAAGAAGGCAGAAACAGGGCTGGCGAGAACCCGGGAGAAGAACAGAGTCCACAAGGGGGAAGTCAAAGCGGAAATGGAGAGGGAAATCCAGGGGGAAATGGAGGGGGAAATGGAGGGGGGAATCCAGGG